The Pyrus communis chromosome 9, drPyrComm1.1, whole genome shotgun sequence genome has a segment encoding these proteins:
- the LOC137744473 gene encoding protein DNA-DAMAGE INDUCIBLE 1-like, which yields MTGKTKNFAKNMLDVEKSSIRDGVYVKEVVMRITTIITLRRKGHELKVFNLPGIQKGIDENWAAALEHNPEAFARVTLYVDMEVNGVPLKVFVDSGAQSTIISKSCAERCGLLRLLDQRYKGIAHGVGQSEILGRIHVAPINIGSIFYPCSVMVLDAPNMEFLFGLDMLRKHQCIIDLNENVLRVGGGEVSVPFLQEKDIPSRFLDEERFSKEASSSGAPVSLLEFMLFLRSRILAVCSFRFLNA from the exons ATGACAGGCAAAACCAAGAATTTCGCAAAGAACATGCTTGATGTGGAGAAAAGTTCTATTAGAG ATGGGGTTTATGTCAAAGAAGTTGTAATGAGAATTACAACTATAATTACACTTCGGCGTAAAGGGCATGAACTTAAGGTGTTCAACCTACCCGGAATCCAA AAaggaattgatgaaaattgggCTGCTGCTCTGGAGCATAACCCTGAAGCTTTTGCAAGA GTTACGTTGTATGTTGACATGGAAGTGAATGGTGTCCCGTTGAAG GTATTTGTTGACAGTGGAGCGCAGTCAACTATTATATCAAAAAGTTGTGCCGAGCGTTGTGG ATTGTTGAGGCTTTTAGATCAACGTTATAAGGGCATTGCTCATGGAGTTGGTCAATCAGAGATATTGGGTCGTATACATGTAGCTCCAATCAAC ATTGGAAGTATATTTTACCCTTGTTCAGTCATGGTTCTCGATGCTCCGAATATGGAGTTTCTCTTTGGGTTGGATATGCTCCGTAAGCATCAA TGCATTATAGATTTGAACGAAAATGTTTTGAGAGTTGGCGGTGGAGAAGTTTCTGTACCATTTTTGCAAG aaaaagaCATCCCATCTCGTTTTCTCGATGAAGAAAGGTTCTCCAAGGAAGCATCCAGCTCAGGAGCTCCTGTAAGTCTACTCGAGTTTATGCTTTTCCTGAGGTCAAGGATTCTTGCTGTTTGCAGTTTCCGGTTCTTAAAtgcataa